In Arachis stenosperma cultivar V10309 chromosome 1, arast.V10309.gnm1.PFL2, whole genome shotgun sequence, one DNA window encodes the following:
- the LOC130932546 gene encoding protein FAR1-RELATED SEQUENCE 5-like produces MEGSQRDEGCRPDEELDNACGGDNMNGVSDEYPSDYADVFGLSEHDIMRKVFRSEERAYNFYSKFGRCHGFGVRKGDYGNDEEGNLIRRRFFCNRAGLRDEKHLNRLDRKRGHRPETRTNCLAKLSIYLDRENSTWKVRKVILDHNHELTPRGMVHMIPKFRRISDAAKANIDGMRGYGVSTSKILGYMAGVAGGYSLLGFTKKDAYNYIDHMRRAKVVNGDSNAAIVYLEGKAAADPMSMARYNVTNDGMLANMFWADGPCRVDYQYFGDVVAFDSTYKKNKYQRPLVIFSGSNNHKQTTIFGFGLVLDETIESYTWMLENLLEVMCNKQPSVVVTDGDDAMIAAVKKVFPEATHRLCAWHLQKNVTLNGGEQMFREIFCKWLYTDMEVDDFELEWEEASEEFGLHEKCWANQMYEKRHMWCNAYLRGKFCAGYRTTSRCEGINSHIKGFLNSRHSILELVQNLELVVREYRNNELVAQFNSIYSTPVLTTCLDPIERCAADVYTRAIFILVKKEIDGVGAVNFVSKRRVSTTIVYTMEEYGHPGHNIVTLFDRTMTRMECRCRFWEKEGFPCRHMFFVMKHEHLKDIPNRLILKRWRRDAKAIEEYGDKSDDMLSERSFLLRHGALHAASQWMLYLGSKNRTVFKTAMEGIRRICTDIHAILGQPNEGRKANANEDIRDPVVVRTKGAPRSKGKKGKKRRCTFCKRTGHTKRTC; encoded by the coding sequence ATGGAAGGAAGCCAAAGGGATGAGGGGTGTAGGCCTGATGAGGAATTGGATAATGCATGCGGCGGTGACAACATGAATGGAGTATCGGATGAGTATCCATCCGATTATGCTGATGTATTCGGGTTGTCAGAACATGATATAATGAGAAAGGTCTTTCGAAGTGAGGAAAGAGCATATAATTTTTACAGTAAATTTGGCAGATGTCATGGATTCGGCGTGCGCAAGGGTGATTATGGAAATGATGAAGAAGGAAATTTGATAAGGAGAAGGTTTTTTTGTAATAGGGCCGGACTGAGAGATGAGAAACACTTGAACAGGTTGGATAGAAAAAGGGGACACCGTCCTGAAACAAGGACTAATTGCTTGGCGAAGCTGTCGATTTATCTGGATAGGGAAAACTCAACATGGAAGGTTCGCAAAGTAATCTTGGATCACAATCATGAACTGACACCTCGAGGGATGGTGCACATGATTCCAAAATTCCGTCGTATATCGGATGCTGCAAAGGCAAACATAGATGGCATGCGTGGGTATGGTGTTTCAACATCAAAGATTTTGGGTTACATGGCTGGGGTTGCCGGAGGGTACTCTTTGTTGGGCTTTACAAAAAAGGATGCATACAACTACATTGATCACATGAGGCGGGCCAAGGTCGTTAATGGTGACTCGAATGCCGCTATTGTATATCTAGAGGGAAAGGCAGCGGCGGATCCAATGTCAATGGCTAGGTATAATGTTACAAATGATGGAATGTTGGCGAACATGTTCTGGGCTGATGGACCTTGCAGAGTAGACTATCAGTATTTTGGGGATGTGGTCGCCTTTGACTCAACATACAAGAAGAATAAGTACCAGCGCCCGTTAGTGATATTCTCTGGGTCAAACAATCATAAGCAAACCACGATATTTGGATTTGGATTGGTGCTAGACGAAACAATAGAAAGTTATACGTGGATGTTGGAGAATTTGTTGGAGGTGATGTGTAATAAGCAGCCTTCTGTTGTTGTAACTGATGGCGATGATGCGATGATTGCGGCAGTCAAAAAAGTGTTTCCAGAAGCTACTCATCGGTTGTGTGCATGGCACTTACAGAAGAATGTAACCTTGAATGGAGGCGAGCAGATGTTTCGTGAGATATTCTGTAAATGGCTTTATACTGACATGGAGGTAGATGACTTCGAGCTTGAATGGGAAGAAGCTTCTGAGGAATTTGGTCTACACGAAAAATGTTGGGCAAACCAAATGTACGAAAAAAGGCACATGTGGTGTAATGCGTACCTTCGTGGCAAGTTTTGTGCTGGATATCGCACAACATCTAGGTGTGAGGGAATAAATTCTCACATAAAGGGATTTTTGAACTCAAGACATAGTATTTTGGAATTGGTGCAAAATTTGGAGTTAGTAGTCCGAGAATACCGCAACAACGAGCTGGTTGCGCAATTCAATTCAATATATAGCACCCCTGTTCTAACAACGTGCCTGGATCCTATTGAGAGGTGTGCTGCAGATGTTTACACGAGAGCTATTTTTATACTAGTTAAGAAAGAGATTGACGGTGTTGGAGCGGTTAATTTTGTGAGTAAAAGGAGGGTCTCCACAACAATTGTATACacaatggaagagtatggtcaTCCCGGCCACAACATTGTTACCTTATTTGATAGGACCATGACCAGAATGGAATGTCGGTGCCGATTCTGGGAGAAGGAGGGCTTTCCATGCAGGCACATGTTCTTTGTCATGAAGCACGAGCATTTAAAGGATATTCCAAATCGTTTAATTCTGAAGCGGTGGAGGAGGGACGCCAAGGCAATTGAAGAGTATGGCGATAAGTCCGACGACATGTTGAGCGAGAGAAGTTTTCTATTGCGGCATGGGGCACTCCATGCGGCATCACAGTGGATGTTATACCTTGGTTCAAAGAATCGAACTGTATTTAAGACTGCAATGGAGGGAATTCGCAGAATTTGTACTGACATCCATGCAATTCTTGGTCAACCGAATGAGGGAAGAAAAGCAAATGCGAACGAGGACATTCGGGATCCTGTTGTTGTTAGAACTAAAGGTGCTCCACGGTCCAAAGGcaaaaagggaaagaagaggAGATGTACGTTCTGCAAAAGGACTGGCCACACAAAGCGGACATGTTGA